The Zestosphaera sp. genome includes a window with the following:
- a CDS encoding phosphate-starvation-inducible PsiE family protein: MMYLVDVVILATLGIMIVITLYYLVRDLGQLVSYTSTVNELKLIVDYILLLFIFSELLRSVLAVRGEEYLLALMETAAVIAIREIYISVISKTTVDLFVSSVSLVAVILALWIVKTRVYVKRVREQRILAS; the protein is encoded by the coding sequence ATGATGTACTTGGTAGACGTGGTGATCCTAGCAACTCTAGGCATCATGATAGTCATAACTCTATACTACCTTGTAAGGGATTTGGGGCAACTCGTATCCTACACCTCAACAGTAAATGAGCTAAAGCTGATTGTTGACTACATACTACTGCTCTTCATATTTTCGGAACTCCTTAGAAGCGTCCTGGCTGTGAGGGGTGAGGAGTATCTACTAGCGTTAATGGAGACGGCGGCGGTTATAGCTATTAGGGAGATATACATATCGGTAATCTCGAAAACTACTGTGGACCTCTTTGTCAGTAGTGTTTCCCTAGTAGCGGTCATACTGGCCCTCTGGATCGTTAAAACTAGAGTCTACGTTAAGAGAGTACGAGAGCAACGGATTTTGGCCTCCTAG